CATGATGGTGTCCTCACCTTGCTCGCATCTGATAAAGCTGTGTCTGCGTGACGGTTCCATTCCCGGCGGTATCGGTATCCGATCAAACCGTGCAGACGTATCCCGTATGTGTCCTGATGAGGTTGAAACTGTAACAAAGTGTGGGATAGCGGAGGCGCTGTACGCTGCGGTACAAAGCCGTGGCTGGCCGGATATCCGGCCTCCACATTTTTGCAGACGATATTATTTTGAGACCGTTTGGGCTGCTTCCGCGATCAGCTTTGCAACATCCTGTGGTTGCGATGCGTAAACAGCATGGCTTGCCTTTACTTCAACCACTGTGCTGCCCGCCCGCTTGGCCATACTGCGCTCAAGTTCGGGACTGATCGACTTGTCGTCGGTGGCAACCAATGCCCAGCTCTTTTTGGTCTTCCATGCCGGTTCGCCCGCTTCTGTGCTGAATATGGCTTTGGAAGCAAAGACCTGCGAATGTGCGAGAAAATCAGTCGTCTCCTTCGGCAGATCCGCCGCAAAGGTCTCGGCGAAGGCATCCGGCTCGATATAGGAGTATCCATCCTTCAATGTCTTGACCTTGCTCTCCTTCTTGGCATGAGAATGATCGCTGGTCGCGAGTTTCACAATGCTTTCGCCCTTCTCCGGCTGAAACGCAGCGATGTAGACCAGACCCGCAACATTATCGGCTTTTCCAGCTTCACTGATGATCATACCACCTGCGCTATGGCCAACCAGAATACTCGAGCCGTCCTGAAGGTCGAGGATACGTTTGGTAGCGGCAATGTCATCAGTAGGGGATATCAGCGATTGTTGAGCGATCGTTACTTTGTATCCCTGCTTTGTCAGAATGTCGGAAACCGGTCGCCAGCCTGCGCCGTCAACGAAAGCGCCATGAACAATGACAATGTTTTTGACATCGGCTGCCGAAGCTACCGACAGTGAACCAGCAGACGACAAGATGAAGCCCGCGACGGCAAGAGAGATGGAATGTCTGATCATGATAGATTCCTTTTTCATCAATCAATTGCATCATAATAATTATTATGATAATTAAATAATAGAAGGCCTTTTGGAACTTGTCCAGAAGGAGCAGGGATGACGCCCGCACAATGTTGTTTGCCACTGTATCCAGTCAGCGGATGGATACAGTGGCTTACAATTATCGCTAGCGCCGCCCTCCTGCCCTTTCGGAATTAGGCTACTGCTATTCGGCAATATGAGTTGAGGTGATTTTACGATGGACCATATCGACCACATTCTGATCGTGGATGATGACCGCGAAATCCGGGAACTGGTTTCCGGTTATCTGAAGAAGAATGGCTTGCGCGTTACTGTTGCGGCAGACGGGCGGCACATGCGGTCGTTTCTTGAAACAGATTCTGTTGATCTCATTGTGCTCGATGTCATGATGCCGGGCGATGACGGTCTCGTTCTTTGCCGCGAATTGCGGGCCGGCAAGCACAAGGCGATTCCAGTCCTCATGCTGACGGCACGAACCGACGAAACAGATCGGATTGTCGGCCTTGAGATGGGAGCCGATGACTATCTGGCGAAGCCATTTTCCGCCCGCGAGTTATTGGCGCGGATCAAGGCCGTTTTGCGCCGCACGCGCATGCTTCCTCCCAATCTTCAGGTGACGGAAGTCGGGCAGTTATTAAGTTTCGGCGAATGGCAACTGGACACCACAGGCCGCCATCTGCTTGACCGCAATGGTACGGCAGTAGCACTCAGTGGCGCTGAATATCGCCTGCTTCGCGTTTTCATGGACCACCCGCAACGCGTTCTCAATCGCGATCAATTGCTCAATCTCACACAAGGGCGGGAGGCCGAACTTTTCGACCGGTCGATTGACTTGCTGGTGAGCCGGCTTCGCCAGCGCCTGTGCGATGATCCTCGCGACTCTTCTTATATCAAGACGGTTCGCAGCGAGGGTTATGTCTTTTCCATGCCGGTTGAAATTTCCGAGATCCGCCAATGAAAGGCTTGAGTGCAGTTCGATCTTTCCGGCCTTGGCCCCGCACATTGGGATCGCGGCTCTTTCTGCTTTTTCTGGCCGGTTTGACAATTGCCTACGGCCTGGCATTCGCTGTCCTGTTTATGGAGCGGTACATGACGGCCAAGATGGTGATGTTCAATAATTTCGAACAGGATATTGCAACATCCGTCGCCATACTGGATCGCTTGCCAGCAGACGAGAGAGCCGGATGGCTGGATCAGCTCGACCGCGGGACGTCCCGATACATGCTTGGCACTGGCTTGGCAGGTGTTCCCATTTCCACGGATGCGGGACGGGAGATTGCAGGGAAAATCAATGAGGCCGTGGGGAAACGTTTTCCTCTCACCATCGAATCCATTCCCGGGGATCGAAAGCGCCTCCAAGGCCATGTGACCCTTAGTGATGGTGCCCCACTCACGATCGACGTAAATCCGGCGGTCATGCCACTGGCCGAATGGCTGCCTTACGTCCTTGTCACCCAACTTGTTCTGCTTATTCTTTGCAGTTGGCTTGCGGTTCGACAAGCGATCCGGCCTCTGGTGAATCTTGCCAATGCCGCCGATGCCCTTGATCCGAACAAGAATGCTCCGCGCTTGAGTGAAACAGGACCAAGCGAAGTCGCCTATGCGGCGGCGGCCTTTAACGCGATGCGTGATCGCATCGCACATTATCTGCAAGAGCGAGTCCAAATCCTTGCAGCGATCTCACACGATCTGCAAACACCGATCACGCGCATGAAACTGCGCGCTGAATTTGCTGAAGAGTCCGTTGAAAAGGAAAAACTGGTACAGGATTTGGCCGAGATCGAACGTCTCGTACATGAGGGGATAGCCTATGCGCGCAGCGCGCATGGCAATACCGAAAAGCCATCGCGCATTGACGTCGGATCATTCATGGAAAGTCTGGTCTATGACTATCAGGACACGGGCAAAGCTGCGACACTCAGTGGAAGCATTGAAGCGGCAATCGTGACACGGCCGCACGCTCTGCGTCGTATCCTTACAAACCTTGTCGATAACGCTCTGAAATTCGGCGGAAGCGCTGAAGTTAATCTGGAAAGAGATACCCATGGAGCCGTTATCATAAAGGTGCTGGATCGCGGCCCCGGCATTCCTGAAGATGAGCTTGAAGCAGTCCTCCAGCCATTCTATCGCCTCGAACAATCCCGCAATCGTGGAACAGGCGGCACCGGGCTCGGATTGTCAATCGCCCAGCAATTGACGCTCGCAATTGATGGAATCCTTAATCTGAAGAACCGACCCGGTGGCGGCTTGGCGGCAGAAATATACCTGCCCCAACCCATCCACACAAAAGAATAGCAGGATCATCGGCGCATCCGCTTCAAGGTCGCAGGTCGTTCGGCCGTTCTTTGTATCTCAATGTAAGAGCCAACTGCGCCCATACGATCCGTTACAAATTCCGCCCATTCAGAACACATCCCGGATACGCGCCTGCTGCCTCATGCGATGGATGGCAGATGTTCTGCCATTGCGTTCCAACGCTTGCTTTCCTCTGCGGCAAAGCCGTCTTCATTGCCGTAACGACCCGGCTTCCGACGCTTTCGTCCGCCAATCACGGAGAATGAATATGCCTCCCTTATTACCATCCACAACAAGGCGCAGCTTTCTTGCCACATCAGCAACAGCGCTGATTGTCGGTGCGACAGCCTCTGGTGCCTTCGGCCTGCTGCCCGGACAACTCGCTTCTGCCGCTGAAAACACGGCAATCCGCCCTTTCCTGGTAAACGTTCCTGAAGCGGATCTGGTTGACCTTCGCAAACGGGTTCTCGCCACGCGTTGGCCCGCCAAGGAAACTGTCGATGATCAGTCGCAAGGTGTCCAGCTGGCCAAGCTCAAGGAAATCGTCCACTACTGGGGAACAGATTACGACTGGCGCAAAGTGGAGAAGAAACTCAATGCTTTGCCGATGTTCGTGACAGAAATCGACGGGCTTAATATCCAATTCATCCATGTCCGCTCGAAACATTCAAATGCGCTGCCTGTCATCATTACCCACGGCTGGCCCGGTTCAATTCTGGAATTGTTGAAGGTGATTGATCCTCTTACCAATCCAACAGCCCATGGCGGAAGTGCCGATGACGCCTTTGACGTTGTGATACCTTCGATGCCCGGCTACGGCTTCTCGGACCAACCCACCGAAACAGGCTGGAATGCCGATCGTATCGGGCTCGCATGGGACGTACTGATGAAGCGTCTCGGATATAAACGCTATGTCTCGCAGGGCGGCGACTGGGGCTCGGTTGTCTCAGACAAGATGGCGCGTCAAGCGCCCGAAGGACTGCTCGGTATTCACGTCAATATGCCAGCAACAGTTCCAGCAGATGTCGCCAAAGCCATGAGTGATGGTGATCCCGCACCAACAGGACTTACCGACGTCGAGAAGGCAGCTTATGAATCGTTAAGTACGTTCTTCTCCAAGAACGGTGCCTATGGCGTCATGATGACCACGCGACCGCAGACCGTTGGCTACGGACTATCGGACTCGCCGGTTGGCCTTGCTGCCTGGATGTACGACAAATTTGCTCAGTGGACCTATAGCGGTGGTGATCCGGAGAAATCGTTGACCAAGGACGAGATGCTTGATGACATCACGCTCTATTGGCTCACGAACAGCGCGATCTCATCAGCCCAGCTCTATTGGGAGAACAACGCCAACAATTTCAACGCGGTGGATATCTCCATACCAGCTGCGGTGACTGTCTTCCCTGGCGAAATCTATCGTGCTCCACGCAGTTGGGCGGAGAAGAGCTATCACAAGCTCATTTACTTTAACGAAGTAGACAAGGGTGGTCACTTCGCCGCGTGGGAAGAGCCCGAACTTTTCAGCGCCGAGCTTCGTGCAGCGTTCCGCTCGCTGCGATAAGCTGATCCATCATACTGTCAAATTGATCAAACAGCATGGCCCGACATCAAGTACCGGGCCATGCTGTGCTCTTCATAATGAAATCATCAGCGCCGTGCCCCGTCGCTTATGCCCTATGCTAAATTGTCATCATCCGTATCGTTATCAAATGAGTCATCGGCAGCATCGTCCAAACGGTCTTGTTCGGCGTCGCTGAGTTGCGTGCCATTGTTATTGTCATCGTTGTAATAGTTGTTGATGACAGTCTCGCCGGAACCGGCTGGCGGTGTGGTTCCGGCACCGATATTCGAACCACCGAACATTGAGTTGCCACCTATCATGTTCTTGACGCCTTCGAAGAGGAGCGCACCACCTGCTACGCCTGCCGCAGTGCTCAGCGCGCCTTGCAGAAAGCCACCCCCTTGAGATTGTGGTTGTTGTGGCACAGACCACCGTCCGGCCTGCTGGGTTTGGCCTTGGGACACATATCCGTCCTGAGGTGTGGGCGCCGCACCCCACGGCCCATTTGAACGGCTTGAGGCGGGTTGAGGAGGTTGTCCTGCCGACGTATTGCCAAAGATCGATCCGAACAAACCACCGGATTGCTGTTGCACAGGCTGCGCATTCTGCAAGTCGTTCACCTGCGCTTCCAATAGCTGAATGCGCTCATGGCACGCATTCAGCGCCTGTTCCTGCACGATCACGGCCTGAGCCAAAAGATAGGGAGCAGAAGGCTGGCTTTTGACCTGCTCCAAAATAAAGCGCTCAGCGTCGGGATCTCTTGGAGTACCTGCTGCTTGCTTTGTACGATCGAAGAGGCCACTGAGAAGTTTCTGTTCATCGGCATTCATTTTCGTTCACCTTGTTTTAGGAAAACATGATCTCGATCCAGATTCGTGGCATTTAGATGACTTTACGAAAATGTAATCTCAGCTGCTCTCACAGCCAATTTCAGCGCACAATTTGAGGTAAACAGTTCCAAGCTGGTGAGTGGCCAACTCAACTTCCGTTTATTTTTTCCTGCGATTGGGTATCGAGTTGCCACTTCGCGGACGGCTTTGCGCTGGTGTGTTTTCGTGATTTTCCGCCTGCAATTTTCGCCAGCGGGCCAGCCGTTCAGGGTCCAGCGAACCTGCAGCCACTGCTGCCAGCACGGCGCAGCCCGGTTCATGAGCATGGGTGCAATCGCGAAACCTGCAAAGGGGCGCAAGCTCCGTGATTTCAGCAAAGAGCGTCTCAATACCATGCCCGACATCACTGACATGCAAGGTACGGATTCCCGGCGTATCGATTACCCAGCCGCCGCCGGAAATGGCATGCAGTGAACGTGAAGTGGTGGTGTGACGACCTTTGGCATCTTGCTCACGGATACCACCTGTCAGTTGAGGCAATTCCTGCTCGGAACCTGCAAGCGTATTGACCAGCGTCGATTTGCCGACACCGGATGAACCAACCAGCGCCACTGTTTGCCCCGTCCCGCACCAAGGCGATAATGCCGTTGCGGCATCGGCAGAACGGGCATTGAGTACAACCACAATTAATCCGCGCTGCAACGCAGCGGCCTGACGTTCATACTCCTTGGCATCCGGGGCGGTATCAGCCTTGGTCAAGACAATCACCGGATTGGTTCCGGTTTCGTTTGCAAGGGCCAGATAACGCTCCAACCTTGCAGAATTAAAATCAGCATTGCAGGACGTGACGATGAATAGCGTATCGACATTGGCCGCAGCAAGCTGGGTCGCTCCATGCCCCGCTCTACGACGCATCAGCAGGGTTTTTCGAGCGAGAAGGCGGCGCAACTCGTGCGTTTGTGGATCAACCAGCACCCAATCACCCACTGCAAAATCGCCGGTGTTGACCTGCGCCGAAAGTATCAATTTGACATGTCCGATTGGGGAAATTGCGGCCAAGCGGGCGCGATGAACCGTAGAGATGCGCATTGGAACAAGAGCGGCATCTGCGGATTCAAGCTGATCGCTGAAAAATTCAGACCATCCCAGACGAGCAAGAGCGGGAGAGTGATCGTTCACGGTTCTGCCCGATGGTGCGGCATCGCATACATGGAGTATCCTTCAGACAAAATGACTTGATGACAATCAGCCAAGGCACGTAACCCCTCCTGATCAGTGTTGGCAAGACCGCACCCGCATCATACTCCAGGGCATTCCACAAAAAGCTGAACGAGAACAGAATGGGTGACTATCAGAAACCTTACAAACTTGAACGGCGCGTGAGCATGAATGTCAGAAATGCCGACCTCAACGAAGATAGGCCGGGCAGATCGGAAATATACGATGCATTGCGATCAATTCCGACCCGAGGACCAGGGCGATGGCAACATTGCTGCGGCAGTCATCAGGGATGATCACTGCCGATCCTGCCGTTCTCTCCAACACAGCTCACCACCAGTTCAGGCTGCAACCTTATAGACAACGCTCGGACGGGTTCTCCACCGAGCGTTGTTGTTATACGCTGCACCCGATGAGGCCTTTATGCAGCCTTGGCAAGCTCGCCATGCGGATCAAGCACAAATTTCTGCGCCGCCCCCTTGTCGAAGCTCTCATAGCCTTGGGCCGCATCCTCAAGCGATATAATTCTGGCATTGACGATATCGGCAATTGGCAACCGATCATAAAGGATCGCCTGCATGAGTTGCCTGTTGTATTTAAGCACTGGCGTTTGACCCGTATGGAACGATTGTGCCTTTGCCCAACCGAGGCCAAAACGCAAAGACAGGTTGCCTTGCTTGGCTGCGTTGTCGACAGCACCCGGATCTTCAGTAACATAAAGACCGGGAATACCAATGGACCCGGCGGCGCGCGTGATCTCCATCATCTGGTTCAACACAACGGCTGGCTGTTCGCCGCCACTGTGACCGCGTGCCTCGAAACCCACAGCGTCAATGGCACTGTCAACTTCGTTGCTACCCGTCACCTGCGCGATCATATCACCAAGACGGTCGCTGGCGGACAGATCAATCGGTTCAAACCCAACCTTTGCAGCATGTGCAAGGCGCTCCTTATTGAAGTCACCAATCATCACCACGGCAGCACCGAGAATGCGGGCTGACGCTGCGGCAGCCAGCCCAACGGGTCCGGCTCCGGCAACATAGACAACCGAGCCGACACCCACGCCCGCTTTCACCGCTCCATGAAATCCCGTCGGCAAAATATCGGAAAGCATCGTGAGATCCCGCATCTTAGCCATCGCGCGATCACGATCAGGAATTTTCAGAAGGTTAAAGTCCGCATAAGGCACTGTCACATAACGTGCCTGACCACCGATCCAACCACCCATATCCACATAACCATAGGCACCGCCTGCGCGTGCAGGATTGACTGTCAGGCAAACACCTGTGTCTTGAGACTTGCATGTGCGGCAGCGCCCGCATGCCACGTTGAATGGGACGGAAACAATATCTCCGACACACAGCATTTCGACATCGCGGCCCTTTTCAATGATCTCACCAGTGATTTCATGCCCAAGAACAAGCCCCGGCTCTGCAGTGGTACGACCACGCACCATATGCTGATCTGATCCGCAAATGTTCGTAGAGATAACCTTGAGAACAACCGCATGTTCAATTCGGCGACCATCTGGCGCTTCAAGTTTTGGATCAAAGATGTCCTGTACTTCGACCTTACCCGGCCCCACATAGACGACGCCTCTGTTCTTGCTCATTGCGAACTCCTCCCATGGATTCTGGTGCAAACAACGGCCTTCCGGACGGAAGACCGAATTCCTCGTCAGTACTCACGCCTCTTGGCATGGCGCTGTTCGCCGTGGTGGTGACGAAAGCAACTCAACCATAGGCTGAATTCAAGCATTGGCCGTTCTGTTCGCGACATATCATTTCACGCGCGGTTGCTTCGCCCAACATTGGCGATGAGGGTTGACATCACATCTTTTTCTGGGATTATGTATACCACAGATGCAAACAGGGGAATTGATATCAGGGAGCCCCCCTCAAAACAGTGGCCAGGAGGGAAACAAATGAAAATCTGTATTTATGGTGCCGGCGCGATCGGCGGTTATATGGCGGTCATGCTCAAGCGCGGGGGCGCTGACGTCTCCCTTGTCGCCAGAGGCGCTCACCTCGACGCAATCAGGAAAAATGGCATCAAGCTGCTTGTAGACGGGGACGAAATCGTCGAATGCATGCCGGCTACCAGCAATGCACATGAATTAGGGCATCAGGATTATGTGATCGTCACGCTGAAAGCACATCAGGCATGGCAATCGGTTGAGGACATGGTGCCGCTTCTGGGCAAAAAGACTGCTGTGGTAACAGCCCAAAACGGGCTTCCCTGGTGGTATTTCCATGGCCTAGGGCCGAGCGTGGCCAACCTCCGGCTGCAGAGTGTTGATCCTGACAATCGCCAGTGGAATACGATCGGACCCCAGCGGGTTATCGGAGCCACGGTCTATCCCGCTACTGAAATCGTTGAGCCCGGCGTGATCAAGCACATTTACGGCAATCAGTTTGGTCTCGGTGAGCCCGATCGCAGCAACAGTGAACGCGTCCACCAACTGGCGGCCGCGATGGATGCGGGCGGCTTAAAGACCCGCTTCTATGAGGACATCCGCGACGATATCTGGATCAAGCTTTGGGGCAATCTCTGTTTCAATCCGATTTCAGCATTGACGGGCGCAACGCTTGACATCGTGGCGACAGAACCGGGCACCCGCAATCTTGCACGCAATATGATGCTTGAAGCACAGGCCATCGGCAAGAAATTCGGGGCGACCTTCCGCGTGGACGTGGAGCGGCGCATCGATGGCGCGGCTGGTGTCGGCGCGCATCGTACATCCATGTTGCAGGACGTTGACAAGGGCCGGGCCATCGAACTCGATGCGCTCCTGACATCCGTGCAGGAAATGGGCCGACTTTCCAAAGTGGAAACACCTTTCATAGACAGCGTGTTGGCGCTTGCGCAGCAAATGGGACGTGTGAAGGGCCTTTACCCGACGTTCCCCGAAGCGGTGCCGGTCAGGCCAGCCATGGCATCTTGACCGGCTTGCCAGCCAATGACGGGCAAATGAAAAGACCCGCACTTTGAAACGGGAGGACATGGAAGATGGTTCAGTGGACGCGATTTGACGATGGCGGTGTGGAGCGGTTCGGCCTGTTACTAGGCAATGAGATCGCCGTATATCAAGGCAACATGTTCGAAAAACCGACGGCTACGGGGATGCGGCGTGCCGTTGCTTCGGTTCGCTTGCTGGCGCCCTGTTCACCGTCCAAGATCATTGCGCTGTGGAACAATTTCCACCAGTTGGCGGCCAAACTTGATGTAGCAGTACCCAATGAACCGCTTTATCTATTCAAGGCAACCTCGTGTGTCGCTCACCCGGACGCCATTGTTACCCGCCCTTCCTCCTATTCAGAAGCTGTGGCTTATGAGGGCGAACTCGGGATTGTGATCGGCAAACGCTGTACCGACGCTTCAGAGGAAGAAGCTGCTGCGGCAATCTTCGGCTATACATGCGTTAACGACCTGACAGCGAGCAACATCATTGCCCGCGATAAAACTTTTGCCCAATGGGCCCGAGCCAAAAGCTTTGACGGTTTCGGTCCCTTCGGACCTGTAATCAGCACCGATCTCGATCCGGCTAAACTCCATGTCAAAACTGTGCTCAATGGCGTCGAGCGCCAGAATTATCCCCTGAGCGATATGATCTTTCCACCAGCCCGGCTTGTCAGTGCGCTTTCGAAAGATATGACACTTGAGCCGGGAGATCTGATCTGCTGTGGTACATCGCTTGGCGTCGGCTCAATCAAGGACCCGTCGAACATTGTCTCGGTTACAATTGACGGAATCGGCACGCTGTCGAACACATTCGTTCAATAGAAAATTACAAAAGAATGCCCGGAACCATGCATTCCGGGCATTCTTCCAACGGACCGAGACTGGACATTTCAGCGCCCGTCCAAACTCGACCGAAACCTGAGCTTTTTGACGATTGTGGGTATGGCGGAAACGCTATTATATATTTGAAATCATACTCTAAAAATTTTCTATATCAACATTAAATGGTAGCTATTCCCATAATATGGAAATTAACACAGCCAATAAAACTGGAAAACTCCTGATGATCGGTCTATGGCTGGGATAACGCAACAGCAGAGCAAGGAATCATGGTGGCTGTTATCCAACCGGCAAAGGGCAAGCGAGGCCGAAAGGCCGCTGCGGATGCATCGCCATCATCGGTACAGGTCCTCGACCGGAGCCTGAATCTTTTGACGATCATTGCTGATCACGACGGCTCAGCCTTGACAGAGCTTGCCGACAAGACTGGCCTTGCGCCCTCCACTGTTCATCGCCTGCTGACCTCATTGCAAAAACACGACATGGTTTCGCATGATCCGGAAACCGGCGACTGGTCTATCGGCGTCGGCGCTTTTGCCATTGGCAATGGTTTCCTGCGATCGCGCAAACTTGGCCCAATCAGCCGCCGCTTCCTGAAACGGCTGATGGAGGAGTGCGGCGAGACCGCCAATATCGGTATCGAAGACGATGGCGATGTTGTGTTCATTTCCCAGGTCGAAAGCCACGCTCCGATGCGCGCTTTCTTTCGACCAGGGCGACGCGGGCCAATCCATGCCTCCGGCATTGGCAAGGCAATCCTGTCCACATGGTCGGACTCCGAAATTGGCCGGACCGTAAGCCGAAAGCAGATTACCCACTTTACCGATCACACGTTGGACACGCTTCCTGCACTCCTGAAAAATATTCAGGAAATACGCTCGCGCGGCTGGTCAATCGATGACGAGGAACACACGCTTGGCATGCGCTGTATTGCTGCGCCGATCTTCAACGAACATGGCGAGGCCGTCGGCGGCATATCGATTTCCGGCCCGACCGTGCGCCTGCCCCGGGACAAGGTTGATGCCTTGGGTCCAGTCGTGCGTGACACAGCAAACGAGTTGACGCGTGCCATGGGCGGACGGCGGCCGGAAGAACTCTAGATCAAGGCCCATCAAACAGAAACGGCCATAGCCTCGCGTATGGTTTGGCCCACCAGATGCGGGCTTTTGGCAATGATGACACCAGCCTCTTGAAGGGCATTGATCTTACTTTGTGCATCATTGGCAGCGCTTTGCGCAAAGGCTCCGGCGTGACCCATGCGGCGTTCCGTTGGTGCATGGCGACCGACCACCAGCCCGACAATCGGAATATCAGGCTTGAGGTCAATCAATAAGTCCGCGAGTTCCTGCTCCTCTGATCCACCAATCTCACCGATAACAATGACGCCATGCGTATCGCGGTCGGCAAGAAAAAGCTGCATGCAGTCACGCATACTGAGGCCGTGAATGGCATCGCCACCAATCCCAACTGTCGTGGACTGACCCAACCCCACAGCGCTGACCTGCGCAATGACTTCGCTTGTCAACGAGGCCGAACGCGACAGAATACCGATCTGCCCCTTTCTCTCGCTGCCGGTCGCCATGACACCAATCTTGCAAACGCCCGGCGAAAGAACACCTTGAGAATTTGGTCCGACAAGAACCGTCGCACTTTGCTTCAAAGCTGCACGCACGCGCAACATATCCTGCACCGGCACCCGCTCGGTCAGGGCAACGACCAGCGGCATACCGGCTTCAATTGCCTCGATCATCGCGGCGGCAGCGTTCTCCGGCGGTACAAAAACCATGCTGGCATTTGCGCCGGTTTCTCGCATCGCCTCGGCAACTTCGTTAAAGACGGGAAGATTCAGATGATAGGTCCCACCCTTGCCGGGTGTGACGCCACCAACAATCCGGGTTCCATATTCGAGCATAGCCGCAGAATAGTGCGTCCCCGCCCAGCCGGTCATGCCCTGACAGATTACACGCGTATTCTGGTCAACGAGAATGGTCATGGTCTTTCTCCGTTTGACTGTGCAGCTGATGTTGCGCGGGTTACGGCCGTCCACATGTCAGGGCAATCGATTACCTTGCAGCCGAAATTGGCGAAGCGAAACCGAGCATATTCGGCATTGTTGCCAGCTAGGCGAACAATGACAGGACAAGTACGACCGGTTCGGCGCATGGCAATGCCCAGACCATCGGCGATTGTATCGCAAGGCTGCATGCCGCCGCCGTGTACGTTGACGAGAATCGAGCGCACTGCCGGATTGTTGAGAAGAAGGGTGAAGCCATGGGCGACATCAAGGCTTGTGGCGGTGGTGCGTATATCCATGAAATTTGCTGGTTTGCCCTTGGCGGCGTAAACCATGTCAAGCGTAGCCAGTCCGAGCCCGGCACCATTAACGGCCAGACCAATATTGCCGTCCATGCGCAGATAATTGAGCTGACGGTTCTGGGCGACAAGCTCCACAGCATCGTCGTCATGCTCGTCACGCAATGCCACCAGTTCAGGATGCCGGAATAGAGCATTGTCATCAATAATCATCTTGGCATCGACCGCAACAAACCCGCCCTGCTCCGTTACGGCAAGCGGATTGATTTCGAGCAGTGTCGCATCCAATTCCACGAAAATCCGACGCAACTGGTCAAGAAGCTGGGCGAAGGCAGATTGCAGATCGGAAGAGCCAAGACCGATGCGTTTGGCCAAATTGATTGCAACATCTTCAGCCAAAGCATCGCCGGTTCCCATCGAAATTCGTTCGAGGCGCGTTTCGCCAGA
This sequence is a window from Phyllobacterium sp. T1293. Protein-coding genes within it:
- a CDS encoding fumarylacetoacetate hydrolase family protein, whose protein sequence is MVQWTRFDDGGVERFGLLLGNEIAVYQGNMFEKPTATGMRRAVASVRLLAPCSPSKIIALWNNFHQLAAKLDVAVPNEPLYLFKATSCVAHPDAIVTRPSSYSEAVAYEGELGIVIGKRCTDASEEEAAAAIFGYTCVNDLTASNIIARDKTFAQWARAKSFDGFGPFGPVISTDLDPAKLHVKTVLNGVERQNYPLSDMIFPPARLVSALSKDMTLEPGDLICCGTSLGVGSIKDPSNIVSVTIDGIGTLSNTFVQ
- the bhcR gene encoding HTH-type transcriptional regulator BhcR produces the protein MVAVIQPAKGKRGRKAAADASPSSVQVLDRSLNLLTIIADHDGSALTELADKTGLAPSTVHRLLTSLQKHDMVSHDPETGDWSIGVGAFAIGNGFLRSRKLGPISRRFLKRLMEECGETANIGIEDDGDVVFISQVESHAPMRAFFRPGRRGPIHASGIGKAILSTWSDSEIGRTVSRKQITHFTDHTLDTLPALLKNIQEIRSRGWSIDDEEHTLGMRCIAAPIFNEHGEAVGGISISGPTVRLPRDKVDALGPVVRDTANELTRAMGGRRPEEL
- the fdhA gene encoding formaldehyde dehydrogenase, glutathione-independent; this translates as MSKNRGVVYVGPGKVEVQDIFDPKLEAPDGRRIEHAVVLKVISTNICGSDQHMVRGRTTAEPGLVLGHEITGEIIEKGRDVEMLCVGDIVSVPFNVACGRCRTCKSQDTGVCLTVNPARAGGAYGYVDMGGWIGGQARYVTVPYADFNLLKIPDRDRAMAKMRDLTMLSDILPTGFHGAVKAGVGVGSVVYVAGAGPVGLAAAASARILGAAVVMIGDFNKERLAHAAKVGFEPIDLSASDRLGDMIAQVTGSNEVDSAIDAVGFEARGHSGGEQPAVVLNQMMEITRAAGSIGIPGLYVTEDPGAVDNAAKQGNLSLRFGLGWAKAQSFHTGQTPVLKYNRQLMQAILYDRLPIADIVNARIISLEDAAQGYESFDKGAAQKFVLDPHGELAKAA
- the sucD gene encoding succinate--CoA ligase subunit alpha — encoded protein: MTILVDQNTRVICQGMTGWAGTHYSAAMLEYGTRIVGGVTPGKGGTYHLNLPVFNEVAEAMRETGANASMVFVPPENAAAAMIEAIEAGMPLVVALTERVPVQDMLRVRAALKQSATVLVGPNSQGVLSPGVCKIGVMATGSERKGQIGILSRSASLTSEVIAQVSAVGLGQSTTVGIGGDAIHGLSMRDCMQLFLADRDTHGVIVIGEIGGSEEQELADLLIDLKPDIPIVGLVVGRHAPTERRMGHAGAFAQSAANDAQSKINALQEAGVIIAKSPHLVGQTIREAMAVSV
- the sucC gene encoding ADP-forming succinate--CoA ligase subunit beta, which codes for MAMKLHEFQSKALLSARGIGVPEGRVALTAAEARAAAEVLCVAKIAVKSQILAGGRGLAGGVQLVSTPEQAGVAAASMLGRTLVTEQTGPAGSRVNRVLIEAAVHPVRSLYLSLSIDIASAEIMVLAGAEGSEDIERRLQSGETRLERISMGTGDALAEDVAINLAKRIGLGSSDLQSAFAQLLDQLRRIFVELDATLLEINPLAVTEQGGFVAVDAKMIIDDNALFRHPELVALRDEHDDDAVELVAQNRQLNYLRMDGNIGLAVNGAGLGLATLDMVYAAKGKPANFMDIRTTATSLDVAHGFTLLLNNPAVRSILVNVHGGGMQPCDTIADGLGIAMRRTGRTCPVIVRLAGNNAEYARFRFANFGCKVIDCPDMWTAVTRATSAAQSNGERP
- a CDS encoding 2-dehydropantoate 2-reductase → MKICIYGAGAIGGYMAVMLKRGGADVSLVARGAHLDAIRKNGIKLLVDGDEIVECMPATSNAHELGHQDYVIVTLKAHQAWQSVEDMVPLLGKKTAVVTAQNGLPWWYFHGLGPSVANLRLQSVDPDNRQWNTIGPQRVIGATVYPATEIVEPGVIKHIYGNQFGLGEPDRSNSERVHQLAAAMDAGGLKTRFYEDIRDDIWIKLWGNLCFNPISALTGATLDIVATEPGTRNLARNMMLEAQAIGKKFGATFRVDVERRIDGAAGVGAHRTSMLQDVDKGRAIELDALLTSVQEMGRLSKVETPFIDSVLALAQQMGRVKGLYPTFPEAVPVRPAMAS